In Arsenophonus sp. aPb, one DNA window encodes the following:
- the glnG gene encoding nitrogen regulation protein NR(I), whose protein sequence is MQKGKVWIVDDDSAIRWVLERALNNASMECTSFEDIQSVLTALEKTCPDVLISDIHMPDNDGLTLLTRLKQSHPKLPIIIMTAHSDLNTAVNAYQQGAFDYLPKPFDIDETISLVKRALNYYRNQQPNTGSNSPPAAPVSKIIGEAPAMQEVYRIIGRLSRSSISVLINGESGTGKELIADALHRHSPKATGPFIALNMAAIPKDLIESELFGHEKGAFTGASQVRQGRFEQAHGGSLFLDEIGDMPLDIQTRLLRVLAEGQFYRVGGYIPIKVDVRIIAATHQCLEQLVQEGKFREDLFHRLNVIRIPLPPLRERTEDIPHLARHFLHQTAQQLGVESKILAPQTETILMSLPWSGNVRQLENVCRWLTVMSSSQMILPQDLPSDLQQNQQFLYSPKKTLATNSEKWLDPLANWTKIALENNRQNLLEQVLPQIERTMLECALTYTKGHKQEAARLLGWGRNTLTRKLKEFGMS, encoded by the coding sequence ATGCAAAAAGGTAAGGTGTGGATCGTTGATGATGATAGTGCCATTCGTTGGGTTTTAGAACGCGCGTTAAACAATGCCAGCATGGAATGTACTAGCTTTGAGGATATCCAAAGTGTATTGACAGCATTAGAAAAAACCTGTCCGGATGTTTTAATTTCCGATATACATATGCCAGATAACGATGGGTTAACGCTGTTGACACGACTTAAACAGAGCCATCCTAAATTACCGATTATTATTATGACTGCCCATTCAGATCTAAATACGGCAGTTAATGCCTATCAACAAGGTGCTTTTGATTACTTGCCAAAACCTTTCGATATTGACGAAACGATATCGTTAGTTAAACGCGCACTTAATTATTATCGCAATCAACAACCAAATACCGGATCAAATTCTCCACCAGCGGCTCCTGTCAGCAAAATTATTGGTGAAGCACCGGCCATGCAGGAAGTTTATCGAATTATCGGTCGCTTATCTCGCTCCTCAATTAGTGTACTTATTAATGGTGAGTCTGGCACCGGTAAAGAGTTAATTGCGGATGCACTTCATCGTCATAGCCCTAAAGCAACTGGGCCCTTTATTGCGCTAAATATGGCAGCTATTCCTAAAGATCTAATTGAATCTGAGTTATTTGGTCATGAAAAAGGCGCTTTTACTGGTGCCAGTCAGGTCAGGCAGGGACGTTTCGAACAAGCGCATGGCGGTTCACTTTTTCTCGATGAAATCGGTGATATGCCACTTGATATTCAAACCCGCCTTTTACGCGTATTGGCTGAAGGCCAGTTTTATCGAGTTGGTGGTTATATACCAATTAAAGTTGATGTCCGTATCATTGCCGCTACCCATCAATGCCTTGAACAATTAGTACAAGAAGGAAAATTTAGAGAAGATCTCTTTCATCGTCTCAATGTCATCCGTATTCCTCTGCCACCATTGCGCGAACGGACTGAAGATATTCCGCATTTAGCCCGCCATTTCCTCCACCAGACAGCGCAACAACTTGGTGTGGAGAGCAAAATTTTGGCGCCTCAGACAGAAACGATCTTAATGTCTTTACCTTGGTCGGGTAATGTGCGCCAGTTAGAAAATGTCTGTCGTTGGCTTACTGTGATGTCTTCCAGCCAAATGATATTACCGCAAGATCTGCCAAGCGATCTGCAACAAAATCAACAATTTCTTTATTCACCTAAAAAGACACTAGCGACAAATAGCGAAAAATGGCTTGATCCACTTGCTAATTGGACAAAAATAGCGCTCGAAAATAATAGACAAAATTTACTAGAGCAAGTATTGCCGCAGATTGAACGTACCATGCTTGAATGTGCTTTAACCTATACCAAAGGTCATAAACAAGAAGCCGCTCGCTTACTCGGCTGGGGGAGAAATACTCTTACCCGTAAGTTGAAAGAATTTGGTATGTCGTAG
- the glnL gene encoding nitrogen regulation protein NR(II), which produces MKIDILPIADHILDCLLHNILLLDNKLIIQYANHASRQFFLANPRKLLGTPLPILFDYCSLDMDLMQKKIKKNLSFTDNEVTLVINNHSYNVIISAQPISQGFILLEFLPVNHYRRLEQEQSLQILSRDLIRTLAHEIKNPLGGLRGAAQLLAKTLSEPEQLEYTQVIIEQADRLRNLVDRLLGPQHPGAKTTQSIHQVVERTYHLISLTLPKNIKLIKDYDPSLPEFPHYPEQIEQVLLNISQNAIQAMEENGGTLTMRTRTAFHVTLHGKTYRLAARIDIEDNGPGIPSQIQDTLFYAMVSHHKGGNGLGLSIAQNIIDQHAGRIEFSSWPGHTQFSIYLPIKN; this is translated from the coding sequence GTGAAAATTGATATATTACCCATTGCCGATCATATCTTAGATTGCTTGTTGCATAATATTCTATTACTGGATAATAAACTCATCATCCAATACGCTAATCATGCTAGCCGCCAATTTTTTTTAGCTAATCCAAGAAAATTGCTGGGTACACCGTTACCAATACTTTTTGATTATTGTTCGCTTGATATGGATTTAATGCAAAAAAAAATAAAAAAAAATCTAAGTTTTACCGATAATGAAGTCACTCTGGTTATCAATAATCACTCTTATAACGTGATTATCAGTGCGCAGCCCATTTCACAAGGCTTTATTCTATTAGAATTTTTGCCAGTCAATCACTATCGCCGTTTAGAGCAAGAACAATCATTACAAATCCTATCACGTGACTTAATCCGAACTTTAGCCCATGAGATAAAAAACCCGTTAGGTGGTTTACGTGGCGCAGCACAGCTGTTAGCCAAAACCCTTTCTGAACCTGAGCAGCTAGAATATACCCAAGTTATTATTGAGCAAGCCGATCGCTTACGCAATCTCGTTGATCGTCTACTCGGCCCTCAACATCCCGGCGCGAAAACAACACAAAGTATCCACCAGGTTGTTGAACGTACTTACCATTTGATATCACTGACACTACCGAAAAATATTAAATTAATAAAAGACTATGATCCTAGCTTACCTGAATTTCCACACTATCCCGAGCAAATTGAACAAGTGTTACTCAATATAAGCCAAAACGCGATACAAGCAATGGAAGAAAACGGCGGAACCTTGACTATGCGGACTCGCACAGCATTTCATGTGACATTACACGGAAAAACGTATCGGCTTGCCGCCCGTATCGATATTGAAGATAATGGCCCGGGTATTCCATCACAGATACAAGATACGCTGTTCTATGCGATGGTAAGTCATCATAAAGGTGGCAATGGTTTAGGACTCTCAATTGCACAAAATATTATTGACCAGCATGCTGGCAGAATCGAATTTTCTAGTTGGCCTGGCCATACGCAATTTTCGATTTATCTTCCTATTAAAAATTAG